Proteins encoded within one genomic window of Lampris incognitus isolate fLamInc1 chromosome 1, fLamInc1.hap2, whole genome shotgun sequence:
- the LOC130133345 gene encoding phospholipid phosphatase 1-like isoform X1 — protein MKLVCEELKGETCSADRLSLTSPNSSPRPIGLLRIFFSETERRRGADMFETGGIPIILLDVTSLILVGLPFFILTPQHNPFRRGFFCNDESIRYPLKEDTISYQLLGGVMIPFTLIVIICGECLSVYMSRVKNQPLATNYVACIYKAVGSYVFGAAASQSLTDIAKYSIGRLRPHFLAVCKPVWERINCKAGGYIENFTCTGDKFLVEEARLSFYSGHSSFSMYCMLFLALYIQARLQSEWARLLRPTIQFFLVATSLYVGLSRVSDYKHHWSDVLAGLLQGAIVAVLTVFLVSDFFKQPVEPARQEEEEASHTSLQDNPSNGNHYGSTD, from the exons ATGAAGTTGGTTTGCGAGGAGTTGAAAGG cgAGACATGTTCAGCCGATAGGCTGTCCCTCACCTCGCCGAACAGCAGCCCGCGGCCGATCGGCCTGCTGCGGATATTTTTCTCCGAGACCGAGAGACGAAGAGGAGCCGACATGTTTGAAACTGGAGGAATCCCGATCATCCTGCTGGATGTAACGAGTCTAATCCTCG TCGGACTCCCCTTTTTCATCCTCACTCCTCAACACAACCCATTCAGACGGGGCTTCTTCTGTAACGATGAGTCCATCAGATACCCCCTCAAAGAGGATACCATATCTTACCAGCTGCTCGGTGGAGTCATGATCCCATTCACACTAATTGTG ATAATCTGTGGTGAGTGCCTTTCTGTCTACATGTCTCGGGTGAAGAACCAACCTTTAGCAACCAACTATGTGGCATGTATCTACAAAGCTGTGGGCAGCTACGTATTCGGAGCTGCTGCCAGCCAATCCCTCACAGACATTGCAAAGTATTCCATCGGGCGACTACGTCCCCACTTCCTGGCTGTGTGCAAGCCAGTCTGGGAGCGCATCAACTGCAAGGCAGGGGGATACATAGAAAACTTCACTTGCACGGGAGACAAGTTCCTGGTAGAAGAGGCAAG ACTGTCTTTCTACTCCGGCCATTCGTCCTTCTCTATGTACTGCATGCTGTTCCTTGCA CTGTACATCCAGGCCAGACTACAGTCAGAATGGGCAAGGCTGCTGCGTCCCACCATCCAGTTCTTCCTAGTTGCAACGTCTCTGTATGTGGGGCTGTCACGGGTGTCTGACTACAAGCATCACTGGAGCGATGTGCTTGCTGGCCTCCTGCAAGGCGCCATTGTGGCTGTTCTCACA GTGTTCCTTGTATCGGACTTTTTCAAACAACCAGTTGAACCAGCTaggcaggaagaggaggaggcctCGCACACAAGTTTACAGGACAACCCTTCCAATGGGAACCACTATGGAAGTACTGACTAA
- the LOC130133345 gene encoding phospholipid phosphatase 1-like isoform X2 produces MFETGGIPIILLDVTSLILVGLPFFILTPQHNPFRRGFFCNDESIRYPLKEDTISYQLLGGVMIPFTLIVIICGECLSVYMSRVKNQPLATNYVACIYKAVGSYVFGAAASQSLTDIAKYSIGRLRPHFLAVCKPVWERINCKAGGYIENFTCTGDKFLVEEARLSFYSGHSSFSMYCMLFLALYIQARLQSEWARLLRPTIQFFLVATSLYVGLSRVSDYKHHWSDVLAGLLQGAIVAVLTVFLVSDFFKQPVEPARQEEEEASHTSLQDNPSNGNHYGSTD; encoded by the exons ATGTTTGAAACTGGAGGAATCCCGATCATCCTGCTGGATGTAACGAGTCTAATCCTCG TCGGACTCCCCTTTTTCATCCTCACTCCTCAACACAACCCATTCAGACGGGGCTTCTTCTGTAACGATGAGTCCATCAGATACCCCCTCAAAGAGGATACCATATCTTACCAGCTGCTCGGTGGAGTCATGATCCCATTCACACTAATTGTG ATAATCTGTGGTGAGTGCCTTTCTGTCTACATGTCTCGGGTGAAGAACCAACCTTTAGCAACCAACTATGTGGCATGTATCTACAAAGCTGTGGGCAGCTACGTATTCGGAGCTGCTGCCAGCCAATCCCTCACAGACATTGCAAAGTATTCCATCGGGCGACTACGTCCCCACTTCCTGGCTGTGTGCAAGCCAGTCTGGGAGCGCATCAACTGCAAGGCAGGGGGATACATAGAAAACTTCACTTGCACGGGAGACAAGTTCCTGGTAGAAGAGGCAAG ACTGTCTTTCTACTCCGGCCATTCGTCCTTCTCTATGTACTGCATGCTGTTCCTTGCA CTGTACATCCAGGCCAGACTACAGTCAGAATGGGCAAGGCTGCTGCGTCCCACCATCCAGTTCTTCCTAGTTGCAACGTCTCTGTATGTGGGGCTGTCACGGGTGTCTGACTACAAGCATCACTGGAGCGATGTGCTTGCTGGCCTCCTGCAAGGCGCCATTGTGGCTGTTCTCACA GTGTTCCTTGTATCGGACTTTTTCAAACAACCAGTTGAACCAGCTaggcaggaagaggaggaggcctCGCACACAAGTTTACAGGACAACCCTTCCAATGGGAACCACTATGGAAGTACTGACTAA